A single genomic interval of Oryzias latipes chromosome 3, ASM223467v1 harbors:
- the tub gene encoding tubby protein homolog isoform X4 gives MSSKHSSDWIPYSTLDDESTNLRQQKLDRQRMLLEQKQKKKRQEPLMVQSNVDGRSRARRTKQSEEQAPLVESYLSSNSSTIYQVQEADREEVKVISETQLPRSAKKGRASASSTPQTGSDKKERKGRSKALDGPAVVQDDGQIHILTAGHSTTEEGEMEPVMSCTQSQSKQDLRVTMLKKGISSSMNFDEEEDDEDEISSSSSQLNSNTRPGSATSKKSCKEVASATTPPVNEPAIDVDDLEEFSLRPAPQGVRVKCRITRDKKGMDRGMYPTYYLHLEREDGKKVFLLAGRKRKKSKTSNYLISIDPTDLSRGGESFIGKLRSNLMGTKFTVYDNGLNPMKSTTSLEASNLRQELAAICYETNVLGFKGPRKMSVIIPGMNMDHERVSIRPRNDHESLLARWQNKNTESVIELHNKTPVWNDDTQSYVLNFHGRVTQASVKNFQIIHDNDPDYIVMQFGRVAEDVFTMDYNYPMCALQAFAIALSSFDSKLACE, from the exons ATGAGCTCCAAGCACTCCTCCGACTGGATCCCCTACAG cactTTGGATGATGAAAGCACCAACCTCCGACAGCAGAAACTTGACAGACAG CGGATGCTGTTGGAGCagaagcaaaagaagaaaagacaagAGCCTCTGATGGTCCAGTCCAACGTGGACGGTCGGTCCCGAGCTCGCCGCACCAAACAGAGCGAGGAACAGGCGCCGCTGGTGGAATCCTAcctcagcagcaacagcagcaccaTTTACCAGG TGCAAGAAGCCGATCGAGAGGAGGTGAAGGTGATTTCAGAGACACAGCTGCCCCGTTCAGCCAAAAAGGGCAGAGCGTCGGCCAGCTCCACTCCACAGACGGGGAGTGACAAGAAGGAGAGGAAGGGCAGAAGCAAAG CGCTCGACGGACCAGCTGTGGTGCAAGACGACGGCCAGATCCACATCCTGACAGCGGGCCACTCAACCACAGAGGAGGGGGAGATGGAGCCTGTCATGAGCTGCACACAGTCGCAGAGCAAACAGGATCTGCGTGTCACCATGTTGAAAAAAG GTATATCCAGCAGCATGAATTTTGATGAAGAAGAGGACGATGAGGATGAAATTAGCTCCAGCTCTTCACAGCTCAACAGCAACACAAGGCCAGGTTCTGCTACCAGCAAGAAGTCATGCAAG GAGGTGGCTTCGGCGACCACTCCGCCGGTCAATGAACCTGCTATCGACGTAGACGACCTGGAGGAGTTTTCTCTGCGGCCCGCTCCACAGGGGGTCAGAGTGAAGTGCAGAATCACCAGAGACAAGAAGGGCATGGACAGAGGCATGTATCCCACATACTATCTGCATCTGGAGAGGGAGGATGGGAAGAAG GTGTTCCTGTTAGCTgggaggaaaaggaaaaagagcaAAACTTCCAATTACCTCATCTCGATTGATCCTACGGATTTGTCTCGTGGTGGAGAGAGCTTCATTGGTAAACTGAG GTCAAACCTCATGGGGACCAAGTTCACAGTATATGACAATGGTTTGAACCCCATGAAAAGCACCACCAGCCTCGAAGCCTCCAATCTACGACAAGAGCTAGCAGCAATTTGCTAT GAAACCAATGTGTTAGGATTTAAAGGACCTCGCAAAATGAGTGTGATCATTCCAGGAATGAACATGGACCACGAGAGAGTGTCCATACGCCCACGAAAT GACCATGAATCATTGCTGGCCAGGTGGCAGAACAAGAACACAGAGAGTGTGATTGAACTTCACAACAAGACGCCTGTGTGGAACGATGACACACAGTCCTACGTGCTCAACTTCCATGGCAGAGTCACTCAGGCTTCTGTCAAGAATTTTCAAATTATTCACGACAATGACC
- the tub gene encoding tubby protein homolog isoform X3 has product MSSKHSSDWIPYSTLDDESTNLRQQKLDRQRMLLEQKQKKKRQEPLMVQSNVDGRSRARRTKQSEEQAPLVESYLSSNSSTIYQVQEADREEVKVISETQLPRSAKKGRASASSTPQTGSDKKERKGRSKAALDGPAVVQDDGQIHILTAGHSTTEEGEMEPVMSCTQSQSKQDLRVTMLKKGISSSMNFDEEEDDEDEISSSSSQLNSNTRPGSATSKKSCKEVASATTPPVNEPAIDVDDLEEFSLRPAPQGVRVKCRITRDKKGMDRGMYPTYYLHLEREDGKKVFLLAGRKRKKSKTSNYLISIDPTDLSRGGESFIGKLRSNLMGTKFTVYDNGLNPMKSTTSLEASNLRQELAAICYETNVLGFKGPRKMSVIIPGMNMDHERVSIRPRNDHESLLARWQNKNTESVIELHNKTPVWNDDTQSYVLNFHGRVTQASVKNFQIIHDNDPDYIVMQFGRVAEDVFTMDYNYPMCALQAFAIALSSFDSKLACE; this is encoded by the exons ATGAGCTCCAAGCACTCCTCCGACTGGATCCCCTACAG cactTTGGATGATGAAAGCACCAACCTCCGACAGCAGAAACTTGACAGACAG CGGATGCTGTTGGAGCagaagcaaaagaagaaaagacaagAGCCTCTGATGGTCCAGTCCAACGTGGACGGTCGGTCCCGAGCTCGCCGCACCAAACAGAGCGAGGAACAGGCGCCGCTGGTGGAATCCTAcctcagcagcaacagcagcaccaTTTACCAGG TGCAAGAAGCCGATCGAGAGGAGGTGAAGGTGATTTCAGAGACACAGCTGCCCCGTTCAGCCAAAAAGGGCAGAGCGTCGGCCAGCTCCACTCCACAGACGGGGAGTGACAAGAAGGAGAGGAAGGGCAGAAGCAAAG CAGCGCTCGACGGACCAGCTGTGGTGCAAGACGACGGCCAGATCCACATCCTGACAGCGGGCCACTCAACCACAGAGGAGGGGGAGATGGAGCCTGTCATGAGCTGCACACAGTCGCAGAGCAAACAGGATCTGCGTGTCACCATGTTGAAAAAAG GTATATCCAGCAGCATGAATTTTGATGAAGAAGAGGACGATGAGGATGAAATTAGCTCCAGCTCTTCACAGCTCAACAGCAACACAAGGCCAGGTTCTGCTACCAGCAAGAAGTCATGCAAG GAGGTGGCTTCGGCGACCACTCCGCCGGTCAATGAACCTGCTATCGACGTAGACGACCTGGAGGAGTTTTCTCTGCGGCCCGCTCCACAGGGGGTCAGAGTGAAGTGCAGAATCACCAGAGACAAGAAGGGCATGGACAGAGGCATGTATCCCACATACTATCTGCATCTGGAGAGGGAGGATGGGAAGAAG GTGTTCCTGTTAGCTgggaggaaaaggaaaaagagcaAAACTTCCAATTACCTCATCTCGATTGATCCTACGGATTTGTCTCGTGGTGGAGAGAGCTTCATTGGTAAACTGAG GTCAAACCTCATGGGGACCAAGTTCACAGTATATGACAATGGTTTGAACCCCATGAAAAGCACCACCAGCCTCGAAGCCTCCAATCTACGACAAGAGCTAGCAGCAATTTGCTAT GAAACCAATGTGTTAGGATTTAAAGGACCTCGCAAAATGAGTGTGATCATTCCAGGAATGAACATGGACCACGAGAGAGTGTCCATACGCCCACGAAAT GACCATGAATCATTGCTGGCCAGGTGGCAGAACAAGAACACAGAGAGTGTGATTGAACTTCACAACAAGACGCCTGTGTGGAACGATGACACACAGTCCTACGTGCTCAACTTCCATGGCAGAGTCACTCAGGCTTCTGTCAAGAATTTTCAAATTATTCACGACAATGACC
- the LOC111947144 gene encoding zinc finger BED domain-containing protein 4-like — MAPGKKRSVAWDHFNLISPNKVQCLICKHEFAFNDSTSSMMRHLRSVHHVETPQSANQAFNPPCIVSRKQELDSALVDMIVMDAQPFSIVEDKGFKAFVNLLDPSYIIPNRKALRTMVEEKYKAKKEKALDVVSRASAVSLTADMWTSINMDAYLAVTCHFITEEVELASVVLGVLKFPQTHTAAHLAEAKNLLMEEWGIKGKVTGLVTDCAPNMVACANTLLLRHIMCFAHMLNLVVKKPLAQTPELEDIRSKGRRIVGLFKSSTTAKEKLSEMQRQLARPEHKLIQEVETRWNSTFNMLERLFKEREPLGAALATLHTDLPPLTAEDYQAIHHCLSILSPFQEATVELSTKK; from the exons ATGGCACCCGGTAAAAAACGTTCTGTGGCTTGGGATCATTTCAACTTGATTTCTCCAAATAAG gtgcaatgtttgatttgcaaacatgaatttgcatttaatgataGTACATCCTCCATGATGCGACATCTCCGCTCCGTTCATCATGTTGAAACTCCGCAGTCGGCAAATCAAGCCTTCAATCCACCTTGTATTG TGTCAAGAAAGCAAGAACTTGATTCTGCATTGGTGGATATGATTGTAATGGATGCACAACCATTTTCAATTGTTGAAGACAAAGGCTTCAAG GCTTTTGTCAACCTTTTGGACCCATCCTACATAATTCCTAATAGGAAGGCCTTGAGGACAATGGTGGAGGAGAAGTACAAAGCCAAAAAGGAGAAGGCTTTAGATGTGGTTAGCAGGGCCTCTGCTGTCAGCCTTACAGCAGACATGTGGACATCCATTAACATGGACGCTTACTTGGCTGTAACATGCCATTTTATCACCGAGGAG GTGGAGCTGGCCTCTGTGGTCTTGGGGGTTCTGAAGTTTCCCCAAACCCACACTGCAGCTCACTTGGCTGAGGCCAAAAATCTTCTCATGGAAGAATGGGGAATTAAAGGGAAG GTGACAGGCCTGGTTACAGACTGTGCTCCCAACATGGTTGCATGTGCTAATACATTACTGCTTCGGCACATAATGTGTTTTGCACATATGCTTAATTTGGTGGTGAAAAAGCCCCTTGCCCAAACCCCTGAACTAGAGGATATCCGAAGTAAGGGGCGTAGGATTGTCGgtctttttaaatccagcacCACAGCGAAGGAGAAGCTGTCAGAGATGCAGCGACAGCTGGCCAGGCCAGAGCACAAATTAATACaagag GTGGAAACAAGATGGAACAGCACATTTAATATGTTGGAAAGGTTGTTTAAGGAGAGAGAGCCACTGGGGGCAGCTCTGGCCACCCTCCATACAGACCTTCCTCCACTCACCGCAGAGGACTACCAGGCCATACACCACTGCTTGAGCATTCTTTCACCGTTTCAAGAGGCCACAGTTGAGCTTTCGACAAAAAAATGA